The segment GGAATATGTCAACCTTCTATTTAAATTTTTTCTTCCCGGATACAAATTATTTCAACAATTACTTTGCGTTTGATGATAAGATGACAACAGTAAATAAAGAACGAATTATGCGCTATTACAGAAAATGTGTACAGCGTCATAACTTTGTTTTTAACCGTAGAGGAACAAAAAAATTTCTTTCAAAAAATCCTGCTATGATGTCGAAAGTAAAATCATTACACCAGTTTTTTGGTGATGCAACTATTGTTACAATTACACGATGCCCATCAAAGACCATTCCTTCCACAATAGCACTAAATAACAGCATTTATGCATTCTTTACTTCGAAAGCTCCAGGGCATGACATTAATGAGCGAACTAAAAATATCCTGATCAATTGGTATAAAATGGCACATGAAAACATTACAGCCGTTTATTCAAATCAAACAATCAACCTTAGTTTCAATGGTCTTATAAAAAATGAACAGTCGGTTATCAATAACCTTTGCGGTAAGCTGGGAATAGAAGATCGCCTGTTTAGTACGAATCAGGACCCGGAAAAACTAAATCACATCAGCAGAAACAAATACACAGCACTAGGTGACAGCGAACTGCAATTCATATTAGAGAAAATGCCTTTTATTTCTGAATACTGTACAGAAGAAAAAATGTCGTAGTAAATTTCATTAACAGGTAAAACCGGAAGTATGAATATGGTTTATGGTAATATGCTGCTTTTCTTTTTTATAATACTGGAAATTCTGGTCATGAAATTTTCTTCGAAAACAGCAATACCCTGGAAGGAAATTATTGCAAATCTTCAATCAGGCCATATACTTCTTTGGGTAATAAGAGGTCTCTCGCTGTTTGCATATGATTATGCTCTTCAGAATTACAGTTTCGGCATTATTAACCAGCTGCCTGTTGCTGTTCAATGGATAATCGGCTTTATCGCATGGGATTTTTGTTTTTACTGGAGTCATCGTTTTCACCATTCCGTTAAATTTCTGTGGGCTGTGCATGGGGTTCACCATGAGGGGGAGCATTTTAATCTGTCGTTGGGCATTCGTAATTCATGGTATTCATCTATAACATCGTATCCATTTTATGCTGTGATGGCATTTGCAGGTATTCCTCTAGATATTTTTATAACCGTTTCGGGCATACACTTCTTTATCCAGTTTTACAATCATAATCATTTCGTAAAGAAAAGCGGATGGCTTGAATACATTTTAATCACTCCATCGCACCATCGTGTACATCATGGAAAAAATGATTTGTATGTTGATAAAAATTTCGGAGGAACATTTGTTGTATGGGATAAGCTCTTTCGCACATTCCAGGCCGAAAAAAGAGACATTCCTGTTATTTTCGGGGTTAATGATGCTATTAACAGTTCGAATCCTGTTATTACAAATAATCACAGGTTTTTTACTGGTGGTCGATTACTGAAAAAAATGAAACAGAGTGTTTCATCAACCACTTCATTACCCATCTCCATTTCTGCAAGCGCTTCGTTTTTGCTGTTCATTTTCCTTTTATTTTTTATTTGGCAGGAAACATCTTTTGAAGGTTACCAAAAGCCGATGCTCTTTTTATTGATCTTTCTCGGCACTATTGCCAATGGCGTCATTTTAGAAGGAAGAAAATGGGGGGTATTGCTTTGGTGCATTATTAGCCTGCCATTGAATTTTATAGTCATCCTCTTTTTTAAGCAACCTTTTTGGCTATACCTGATTATTTCTGTTTTACTCGCCGCACATGGACTATTCTCGATATATAGTTATTCCAGGCAAATAAAAAAAGCAGCAGGATCATCAGAATTAAAGCAGCTCATTTAAAAACGCAGTAAATCATTTATTAAGTCAGAGGAAAAACTGCAAACCCTGAATTTAGTCATGTTCTCTTCCAACAATCTTTCCATTGCGCCAGTTATTATTCAGCTCCTCAAATTCTTTCAACTCTTCTGCAGTAAATTCTTTGTTGCTGAGTTTTTTCAAATCTGGCTGACCAGCATTTACCCAAGCCGTGTACCAAAAACCTGCAACTGCAAAAATGCTTTGGCGCATGCGGCGCTCCACCATTCCGTTCAACTTATGATTATAAGCCGTAGTAAAAGCTGTTGAATAAGTTCTGATAGTGATACCGTTCCTGTTTTCAAATGAAAATTTCTGATCAGCTGGGAAGCTTTGGGTCAATTCTTTTTCATAACGCAATACTGTATCAGCAGC is part of the Lacibacter sediminis genome and harbors:
- a CDS encoding sulfotransferase — its product is MRWFNTKRILISLILVPIFTICLIINRFFLLLDHVFFPHFIRQSIRNPVFIVAAPRSGTTYLFHTLAADKNNFTTFKLWEIILAPSIIQKYFFLGLLKCDRTLGSPLKKVILSVENRLLDNFKHIHKIGLSLPEEDEAILLWNMSTFYLNFFFPDTNYFNNYFAFDDKMTTVNKERIMRYYRKCVQRHNFVFNRRGTKKFLSKNPAMMSKVKSLHQFFGDATIVTITRCPSKTIPSTIALNNSIYAFFTSKAPGHDINERTKNILINWYKMAHENITAVYSNQTINLSFNGLIKNEQSVINNLCGKLGIEDRLFSTNQDPEKLNHISRNKYTALGDSELQFILEKMPFISEYCTEEKMS
- a CDS encoding sterol desaturase family protein — its product is MKFSSKTAIPWKEIIANLQSGHILLWVIRGLSLFAYDYALQNYSFGIINQLPVAVQWIIGFIAWDFCFYWSHRFHHSVKFLWAVHGVHHEGEHFNLSLGIRNSWYSSITSYPFYAVMAFAGIPLDIFITVSGIHFFIQFYNHNHFVKKSGWLEYILITPSHHRVHHGKNDLYVDKNFGGTFVVWDKLFRTFQAEKRDIPVIFGVNDAINSSNPVITNNHRFFTGGRLLKKMKQSVSSTTSLPISISASASFLLFIFLLFFIWQETSFEGYQKPMLFLLIFLGTIANGVILEGRKWGVLLWCIISLPLNFIVILFFKQPFWLYLIISVLLAAHGLFSIYSYSRQIKKAAGSSELKQLI